The following are encoded in a window of Acidobacteriota bacterium genomic DNA:
- a CDS encoding protein kinase, with protein sequence MNLTVGGRYKLYRRLGQGGLSTVFAATDLQTDNVVVVKVSDPAQLVKRELTYAIDAETAQNYWREMLERMRREAEVLTEIDHPNIVRFFDTGMIGDDLRFAVMEFLRGQTLREKLDAHGKLEVAEAANITLQICDALGEVHTRGIVHRDISPRNVIIVDCGLRIADSDVSKHLQSSINDFQEAFIASQSAIRNPQSAIKLIDFGIAKFPQPPGAPPFTQYSVLSGTVAYASPEQCQSRAVDHRSDIYSLGVMLYEMLTGERPFKGRTPTEIAIYHLQAEPQPPRQLNPEIPVNLEKLLLRALAKSPEDRQQSVQELADELRLAARQVVIPLTADAPTDFQSDEELAELDRLTLVRRRRRRVAVAAAVVLLAVLAGAIFGRNWLASRALPLIEDAKELAAMPSPSPSATVPSDLDSLELAAQLPADPLTGNRPGNGMIAKNPSSPSTGVNQSVQPPSGKPGSSSQTSATVSGGGSVKNSIKPQTQITSTPPVAGPKAQPQTTPAPTPAVAVTRPPQPTPQPPQPADQPNNTQTQQKSEDRKVRPRDDDTMARASNDDTNREVATSKRDRIANNRDRDEGNLRRDSRDYEDGDGRGTASRRDSEQIGPKLIQWSGRVNGEREVLIDLPGTPGTLEIPRVYRHRVGVIEPPSPSNRWRLARLRVFGDGGVSFVVRWWPMANQFTKLAGQ encoded by the coding sequence ATGAATTTGACAGTGGGAGGCCGTTACAAGCTTTACCGCCGGTTAGGACAGGGCGGGCTTTCAACGGTGTTTGCCGCCACGGATTTGCAAACCGATAACGTGGTGGTCGTCAAAGTCAGCGATCCGGCGCAACTTGTAAAGCGCGAATTGACTTACGCGATTGACGCCGAAACAGCGCAAAATTACTGGCGGGAAATGTTGGAACGCATGCGCCGCGAAGCCGAAGTGCTGACAGAAATTGATCATCCGAACATTGTTCGTTTTTTCGATACCGGCATGATCGGCGACGATTTGCGGTTTGCCGTGATGGAGTTTCTGCGAGGACAAACCTTGCGCGAAAAACTCGACGCGCACGGCAAATTGGAAGTCGCCGAAGCCGCGAACATCACATTGCAAATTTGCGATGCGCTCGGCGAAGTCCATACGCGCGGCATCGTGCATCGCGACATCAGCCCGCGGAACGTAATAATTGTGGATTGCGGATTGCGGATTGCGGATTCTGATGTTTCGAAACATCTCCAATCTTCAATCAACGATTTCCAGGAAGCATTTATCGCCAGTCAATCTGCAATCCGCAATCCGCAATCCGCAATCAAGTTGATTGATTTTGGCATCGCCAAGTTTCCGCAGCCTCCGGGCGCGCCGCCGTTCACACAGTATTCGGTGTTGAGCGGAACGGTTGCATACGCTTCTCCGGAACAATGCCAAAGCCGTGCGGTGGATCATCGGTCGGATATTTATTCGCTGGGCGTGATGCTGTACGAAATGCTGACTGGCGAGCGTCCGTTCAAAGGACGCACGCCGACGGAAATCGCTATTTATCATTTGCAGGCAGAACCGCAGCCTCCTCGGCAATTGAATCCGGAAATCCCCGTAAACCTGGAAAAACTCCTTTTGCGCGCGTTAGCCAAATCGCCCGAAGATCGGCAACAAAGCGTTCAGGAATTGGCCGATGAGCTTCGATTGGCCGCGCGTCAGGTGGTGATTCCATTGACGGCTGACGCTCCAACGGATTTTCAGTCCGATGAAGAGTTGGCGGAGTTGGATCGGTTGACGTTGGTTCGTCGCCGTCGTCGTCGCGTCGCTGTGGCGGCTGCCGTCGTGTTGTTGGCCGTTTTGGCAGGCGCGATTTTCGGCAGAAACTGGCTCGCCTCGCGCGCGCTGCCCTTGATCGAGGACGCGAAAGAGTTGGCGGCAATGCCTTCGCCGTCGCCGAGCGCCACGGTTCCGAGTGACTTGGATTCGCTAGAGTTGGCGGCGCAGCTTCCCGCCGATCCGCTGACCGGGAATCGTCCTGGCAATGGGATGATCGCAAAAAATCCTTCATCGCCTTCGACAGGCGTAAACCAATCAGTGCAGCCGCCGAGCGGCAAACCGGGTTCCTCTTCTCAAACGTCTGCCACAGTGTCGGGCGGCGGTTCGGTGAAAAATTCGATCAAGCCGCAAACGCAAATAACGTCTACGCCGCCAGTGGCAGGTCCAAAAGCGCAGCCGCAAACGACACCCGCGCCGACTCCGGCAGTTGCAGTCACGCGACCGCCGCAGCCAACACCGCAGCCGCCTCAACCTGCCGATCAGCCGAATAACACGCAAACTCAGCAAAAATCCGAAGATCGCAAAGTCCGGCCACGTGATGATGACACGATGGCGCGCGCTTCAAACGACGACACCAATCGTGAGGTCGCAACCTCTAAGCGGGATCGAATTGCGAATAATCGTGATCGCGACGAGGGAAATCTTCGTCGCGATTCCAGAGATTACGAAGACGGCGATGGGCGCGGAACTGCCAGTCGCCGGGATTCCGAACAGATCGGCCCGAAACTGATTCAGTGGAGTGGCCGCGTCAACGGCGAGCGCGAAGTGTTGATTGATTTGCCGGGAACGCCGGGAACTTTGGAAATTCCGCGCGTATACAGACATCGCGTTGGAGTGATCGAACCGCCAAGCCCCTCAAATCGCTGGCGGCTTGCACGCCTGAGAGTGTTTGGTGATGGCGGCGTTTCGTTCGTCGTTCGTTGGTGGCCGATGGCCAACCAGTTCACAAAACTGGCTGGCCAATGA
- a CDS encoding SpoIIE family protein phosphatase, with protein sequence MRVFPRIQLPNSKLLWRRLQLIQRHLTVRGVTLTVELALASAALVVLYTGSRAVWLDGYGNRADLLAAALALILFGLIHATVKRRLLPRIERYFSPVKYDDRRILFDLGQEARAATDIEHLFKLIVAQIAAALQAEDVSIFVRDEKTGNYLCRVSSSESPELADALQPTNLPEPLSALSRQAFVVRRLGQVSLPLEIGQADFDAWARAFETSPSTHREARRQEQQTLLRFKTRLLQPIKIKEQLVGILSLGQCRVRHEYTTADKEMLMSVASQLALVIENARLTERMLADERLRRELALAAEVQKRLLPSRPPECLSVEVAGFCQPARGIGGDYYDFFKFDNQQLGIAIADVAGKGIAAALLMSTVQAILRSLSLGTLNEVNESTDSLANMVGTLNRLLFNSTGGSNYVTFFYAQFDQSTQQLAYVNAGHNPPFLFRANGDGFQPVPQNVVGGMRKLEAGGMFVGMFDHLSYEQEIVQMQSGDVLIAFTDGLPEAQNTTGEEFGDDRIQEALAETASLPVNEIRDEILQRVQAWCADAAQYDDLTFIVLKAK encoded by the coding sequence ATGAGAGTTTTTCCTCGAATCCAGTTACCGAACTCAAAACTGTTGTGGCGCAGGTTGCAACTGATACAGCGGCATTTGACGGTACGTGGAGTGACGCTGACGGTTGAATTGGCGTTGGCCAGTGCGGCATTGGTTGTTTTGTACACCGGCAGCCGGGCGGTTTGGCTGGACGGATATGGAAACCGTGCAGATTTGCTGGCAGCGGCGTTGGCGCTGATCTTATTTGGGCTGATTCACGCAACGGTAAAACGGCGATTGTTGCCGCGAATCGAGCGGTATTTTTCACCGGTCAAATATGATGATCGGCGCATTCTATTTGACCTGGGACAGGAAGCGCGTGCCGCTACCGACATCGAGCATTTGTTCAAACTGATCGTCGCCCAAATCGCAGCGGCGCTGCAGGCGGAAGATGTTTCCATCTTTGTGCGCGACGAAAAGACGGGTAATTACCTTTGCCGCGTTTCTTCGTCTGAAAGCCCAGAACTGGCAGATGCACTTCAACCAACAAACCTGCCGGAACCCTTGTCTGCGCTCTCACGCCAAGCATTTGTTGTACGCCGTTTGGGGCAGGTTTCGCTTCCGCTGGAAATCGGCCAAGCAGATTTTGACGCCTGGGCGCGCGCGTTTGAAACTTCGCCATCAACACACCGCGAAGCCCGGCGACAAGAGCAGCAAACGTTGCTTCGATTCAAAACGCGGCTTCTGCAACCGATCAAAATCAAAGAGCAACTGGTCGGCATTTTGTCGCTCGGTCAATGTCGCGTGCGGCACGAATACACCACCGCAGACAAGGAGATGTTGATGTCCGTCGCCAGCCAGCTAGCCCTGGTTATCGAAAACGCACGGCTGACCGAACGCATGCTGGCCGATGAACGATTGCGCCGCGAACTGGCGCTGGCCGCCGAAGTGCAAAAACGATTGCTGCCGTCGCGTCCGCCTGAATGCCTGTCGGTTGAAGTCGCAGGTTTTTGCCAACCGGCGCGCGGCATCGGTGGCGATTACTACGACTTTTTCAAATTCGACAATCAGCAACTCGGCATTGCCATCGCCGACGTTGCCGGCAAGGGCATCGCCGCCGCGCTGTTGATGTCCACCGTTCAAGCCATCCTACGCAGTTTGTCGCTTGGTACGCTGAACGAAGTAAACGAATCCACCGATTCGCTGGCCAATATGGTCGGAACGCTAAACCGTTTGTTGTTCAATTCCACGGGCGGCTCAAATTACGTGACGTTTTTTTACGCGCAGTTCGATCAGAGCACGCAACAATTGGCCTACGTCAACGCCGGCCACAACCCGCCTTTTCTGTTCCGCGCCAATGGCGATGGATTTCAACCTGTTCCTCAAAATGTCGTTGGCGGAATGAGAAAACTGGAAGCGGGCGGCATGTTCGTGGGTATGTTCGACCACCTCAGTTACGAGCAGGAAATCGTTCAAATGCAATCCGGCGACGTGCTGATCGCGTTCACGGATGGGCTGCCCGAAGCGCAAAACACGACCGGCGAAGAATTCGGAGACGACAGAATCCAGGAAGCATTGGCTGAAACGGCTTCGCTTCCGGTCAATGAAATCCGCGACGAAATTTTGCAACGCGTGCAGGCGTGGTGCGCGGATGCGGCGCAATATGACGACCTGACCTTCATCGTTTTGAAGGCGAAGTGA
- a CDS encoding NADH-quinone oxidoreductase subunit A, producing the protein MKAYAPILIVFIFVMGFAVTNIILTHLVGKRKDTRAKLMPYECGMDPVGSAHQRFSVKFYLVAMLFILFDIEAIFLVPWAVVFRSLITKLSRPFVFFEMVIFFAVLLVGYLYVWKKGLFEWNRT; encoded by the coding sequence ATGAAAGCATACGCTCCAATACTGATTGTGTTCATCTTCGTGATGGGGTTTGCGGTGACGAACATCATCCTGACGCACCTGGTGGGCAAGCGCAAAGACACGCGCGCCAAGTTAATGCCCTACGAGTGCGGAATGGATCCGGTTGGGTCTGCGCACCAAAGGTTTTCGGTCAAGTTTTATCTGGTGGCGATGCTGTTTATTTTGTTCGATATCGAAGCGATTTTTCTGGTGCCGTGGGCCGTCGTTTTCAGAAGCCTGATTACCAAGCTTTCCCGCCCGTTTGTATTCTTCGAGATGGTGATCTTTTTTGCGGTTTTGCTGGTGGGGTATCTTTACGTATGGAAAAAAGGCTTGTTTGAGTGGAATCGCACCTAA
- a CDS encoding PQQ-binding-like beta-propeller repeat protein encodes MKKLIPVFLATLSLMTMAADNWPQFRGPDGNGHSDAKDLPLNWSETQNIVWKTPIHDRGWSSPVIFGKQIWLTTASKDGKQLFALCLDKDSGKLIRDIKLFDVAQPQYAHPFNTYASPTPVIEQGRVYITFGSPGTAAIDTKTFKVLWERRDFECNHFRGSGSSPVIFRDMLLMHFDGSDHQFVVAVNKNTGKTIWRTERSIDFQDLDKDGKPAAEGDLRKAFATPQVEQINGRWEMISLGAKAAYSYDPFTGKELWRVEERGQHSASTRPVIGLGMIFYPTGFSNGQLYAVRTGGNGLITDTHVAWRVKRGASNKPSILLIDDLIYMIGDTGIATCVEAKTGNIVWQQRIGGEYSASPVYADGKIWMFSEEGKTTVIKPGRTYEKLAENNLEDGFLASPAIAGKAFYLRTRTHLYRIEKPSK; translated from the coding sequence ATGAAAAAGCTCATCCCCGTGTTTCTTGCAACGCTCAGCTTGATGACGATGGCTGCGGACAATTGGCCGCAGTTTCGCGGCCCGGATGGCAACGGCCATTCCGATGCGAAAGACCTGCCGCTGAATTGGAGCGAAACGCAAAACATTGTCTGGAAAACGCCGATTCACGATCGCGGATGGTCTTCGCCCGTGATTTTCGGCAAACAGATTTGGTTGACGACCGCGAGCAAAGACGGAAAACAACTTTTTGCGCTCTGTCTGGACAAAGACTCGGGCAAGCTCATTCGCGACATCAAACTTTTTGATGTCGCTCAGCCGCAATACGCGCATCCGTTCAACACCTACGCTTCGCCCACACCGGTTATCGAACAAGGCCGCGTTTACATCACATTCGGTTCGCCCGGAACGGCGGCGATTGACACCAAAACCTTCAAGGTTTTGTGGGAACGCCGCGATTTTGAGTGCAACCACTTCCGAGGTTCCGGCTCTTCTCCGGTCATTTTCCGCGACATGCTGCTGATGCACTTCGATGGCAGCGACCATCAATTCGTCGTCGCGGTGAATAAAAACACGGGCAAAACCATCTGGCGTACGGAACGTTCGATAGATTTTCAGGATTTGGATAAAGACGGAAAACCTGCGGCTGAGGGCGATTTGCGTAAAGCCTTTGCCACGCCGCAAGTCGAACAGATCAACGGACGCTGGGAAATGATCAGCCTCGGCGCAAAAGCGGCATACAGCTACGACCCCTTTACCGGCAAAGAACTCTGGCGCGTCGAAGAGCGCGGCCAACATTCCGCCAGCACGCGCCCGGTGATTGGACTCGGAATGATTTTTTACCCGACGGGATTTTCCAACGGTCAACTGTACGCCGTGCGCACTGGCGGCAACGGCTTGATCACGGACACGCACGTCGCTTGGCGAGTCAAACGTGGCGCATCGAACAAGCCCTCGATCCTGCTGATTGACGATTTGATTTACATGATTGGCGACACCGGCATCGCCACCTGCGTCGAAGCCAAAACCGGCAACATCGTCTGGCAACAACGCATCGGCGGCGAATACTCCGCTTCGCCGGTTTATGCCGACGGCAAAATCTGGATGTTCAGCGAAGAAGGCAAAACCACAGTCATCAAACCCGGCAGGACCTACGAAAAGCTGGCAGAAAACAATCTTGAAGACGGCTTCCTGGCCTCACCAGCAATCGCTGGCAAAGCGTTTTACCTGAGAACGCGAACTCACCTTTACCGAATCGAAAAACCTTCAAAGTAA
- a CDS encoding zinc-dependent metalloprotease, giving the protein MRSLGTILLALFCALAINAQTTPTISAKTVNLQKIDGYVPIYWDAAQGKLWMEISRFNTEMLYQTSLPAGIGSNDIGLDRGRLGTSQVVYFERVGQKVLMIQPNYRYRALSNDEAERRAVADSFARSVICGFKVEAAEGDRVLVDATPLFMRDATGVVETLRRMRQGNYRFDESRSAFYLPRTKGFPKNTEIETVITLTGDEPGRFLQSVTPSPQAVTVRQHHSFVELPDLNYKPREYDPRVSANDLMFYDYASPYNTPVEKRWIRRHRLQKKDPNAAVSEVVKPIVYYVDNGAPEPIRSALVEGASWWTQAFEAAGFKNAFRVEVLPADADPMDIRYNMINWVHRSTRGWSYGSQVGDPRTGEIIKGVVTLGSLRIRQDVMLGTGMIPANVAMTNGQPDFENYCEAADAPDADYLTAASLDPATDSTAMALARIRQLAAHEVGHTLGFSHNFAASSYNRGSVMDYPAPMVEIKNGKLDLSNAYAVGIGPFDKFAVTFAYAEFPAGTDEKAELEKIIQKGLADGMLFIDDGDARGVSTAHPLASVWDNGSDAIATLRHEMEVRRIALKDFGLKSINVGQPMSALEAKLLPLYLHHRYQTIAAAKSLGGLYFTYAMKTANGPSPAKFREVVPAAKQREALKAILETIKVEELALPQSILDLIPPIATGFEGGTAEYFSRRTDPAFDPLAAAAIATDISLGAILDPSRAARLIQFHSENPANPDLKEVIGAILTATWKAPATANAQHKAIQQTVQSVTVQKLMALASDENASPLVRAEASAGLRSLNAMLKTPTTDAHRRAVQEDIERFLNRPDATRQPAHPLPQPPGDPIGSAGRAN; this is encoded by the coding sequence ATGCGATCCCTCGGTACAATTTTGCTGGCGCTGTTTTGCGCCCTGGCAATCAATGCGCAAACAACGCCAACCATCTCCGCCAAAACGGTCAATCTGCAGAAGATTGACGGTTACGTGCCGATTTACTGGGATGCGGCGCAGGGCAAATTGTGGATGGAGATTTCGCGCTTCAACACGGAAATGCTCTATCAAACTTCCCTTCCCGCCGGAATCGGATCAAACGATATTGGGCTGGATCGTGGTCGTTTGGGGACTTCGCAGGTCGTATATTTCGAGCGCGTGGGCCAAAAGGTCTTGATGATCCAGCCGAACTATCGCTATCGCGCTTTGTCGAACGACGAAGCCGAGCGCCGAGCAGTCGCGGATTCGTTCGCGCGGTCAGTTATTTGCGGCTTCAAGGTCGAAGCCGCCGAAGGCGATCGCGTGTTGGTGGATGCGACACCGCTGTTTATGCGTGATGCGACGGGCGTTGTCGAAACCTTGCGCCGAATGCGGCAGGGCAATTATCGTTTCGACGAATCACGAAGTGCGTTTTATCTGCCGCGCACCAAAGGCTTTCCGAAAAACACTGAAATCGAAACCGTCATCACGCTGACGGGCGATGAGCCAGGGCGTTTTTTGCAAAGCGTGACACCTTCTCCGCAAGCCGTCACCGTCCGCCAGCATCATTCATTCGTCGAACTTCCCGATTTGAATTACAAACCGCGCGAATACGATCCGCGCGTCAGCGCCAACGATTTGATGTTTTACGATTACGCTTCGCCGTACAACACGCCGGTGGAAAAGCGTTGGATTCGCCGCCACCGATTGCAGAAGAAAGACCCGAACGCCGCCGTCAGCGAAGTCGTCAAACCGATCGTGTATTACGTGGACAATGGCGCGCCCGAACCGATTCGGTCTGCCCTGGTCGAAGGCGCTTCGTGGTGGACGCAGGCCTTTGAAGCCGCAGGGTTCAAAAACGCTTTTCGCGTTGAAGTGCTGCCCGCGGACGCTGACCCGATGGATATTCGATACAACATGATCAACTGGGTGCATCGTTCGACGCGCGGCTGGTCGTATGGTTCGCAAGTCGGCGATCCGCGCACAGGCGAAATCATCAAAGGCGTTGTCACACTCGGTAGTTTGCGAATTCGACAGGATGTGATGCTGGGAACCGGAATGATTCCAGCCAACGTTGCAATGACCAACGGCCAACCGGATTTTGAAAATTACTGCGAGGCCGCCGACGCGCCGGACGCGGATTACCTGACCGCAGCGTCGCTCGATCCGGCGACCGATTCGACGGCAATGGCGCTGGCGCGCATTCGACAACTGGCGGCGCACGAAGTCGGCCACACGCTTGGATTCAGCCACAACTTCGCGGCTTCGAGTTACAACCGTGGCTCCGTGATGGATTACCCCGCGCCGATGGTCGAAATCAAAAACGGCAAGCTGGATTTGTCGAACGCTTATGCCGTCGGGATTGGGCCGTTCGATAAATTCGCGGTCACCTTTGCGTATGCCGAATTCCCTGCCGGTACGGATGAAAAAGCGGAGCTTGAGAAAATCATTCAGAAGGGTTTGGCAGATGGAATGTTGTTTATTGACGATGGCGATGCGCGCGGTGTCAGCACGGCGCATCCGCTGGCCAGCGTGTGGGATAACGGGTCAGACGCCATCGCCACGCTGCGCCACGAAATGGAGGTTCGCCGCATTGCGCTGAAAGATTTCGGGCTGAAAAGCATCAACGTCGGCCAGCCGATGTCCGCCCTGGAAGCCAAGCTGTTGCCGCTGTATTTGCATCACCGTTACCAAACCATCGCGGCGGCCAAATCGCTGGGTGGCTTGTATTTCACCTACGCGATGAAAACCGCCAATGGTCCCAGCCCCGCGAAATTTCGCGAAGTCGTTCCAGCAGCCAAACAACGCGAAGCCCTAAAAGCGATTCTGGAAACGATTAAAGTCGAGGAATTGGCGTTGCCGCAATCCATTCTGGATTTGATTCCGCCGATTGCCACAGGCTTTGAAGGCGGCACGGCAGAATACTTCAGCCGCCGAACCGATCCGGCGTTCGATCCGCTGGCGGCTGCGGCCATCGCAACAGACATTTCGCTTGGCGCGATTCTCGATCCGAGCCGTGCTGCGCGATTGATTCAGTTTCACTCGGAAAACCCGGCCAATCCGGATTTGAAGGAAGTGATTGGTGCGATTCTCACCGCCACCTGGAAGGCTCCGGCGACCGCAAACGCGCAGCACAAAGCCATTCAACAGACAGTGCAAAGTGTAACCGTGCAAAAACTGATGGCCTTGGCCAGCGATGAAAACGCTTCGCCATTGGTTCGGGCTGAAGCTTCAGCGGGACTGAGAAGTTTGAATGCCATGCTGAAAACTCCGACAACCGATGCGCATCGCCGCGCGGTTCAAGAAGACATCGAACGATTCCTGAATCGTCCCGACGCAACGCGTCAACCGGCGCATCCGTTGCCCCAACCGCCAGGCGATCCCATTGGCTCTGCCGGAAGAGCAAACTAG
- a CDS encoding NADH-quinone oxidoreductase subunit B, with the protein MGLETKVGEVLPEVITTKLDALVNWGRKSSIWPATFGLACCAIEMMAMTDPRNDVARFGAEVFRATPRQADVMIVAGRVSIKMAPVLRRIYDQMPEPKWVISMGVCASAGGVFNNYAIVQGVDKVVPVDIFVPGCPPRPEGLIWAIMKLQEKIERDKVFKEEKAA; encoded by the coding sequence ATGGGTCTTGAAACAAAAGTTGGCGAAGTTCTGCCGGAAGTCATAACCACCAAACTGGATGCGCTGGTCAATTGGGGGCGCAAGTCTTCAATTTGGCCTGCGACGTTTGGGTTGGCATGTTGTGCAATTGAAATGATGGCGATGACCGATCCGCGCAACGATGTGGCTCGATTTGGCGCAGAAGTGTTTCGCGCCACGCCGCGCCAGGCGGACGTGATGATTGTCGCCGGTCGGGTTTCGATCAAAATGGCCCCGGTATTGCGCCGCATCTACGATCAAATGCCGGAACCGAAGTGGGTGATTTCGATGGGCGTGTGCGCATCGGCGGGTGGCGTGTTCAACAACTACGCCATCGTGCAAGGCGTGGACAAAGTCGTTCCGGTGGACATTTTCGTCCCCGGTTGCCCGCCGCGTCCGGAAGGATTGATCTGGGCGATTATGAAGCTGCAGGAAAAGATTGAACGCGACAAAGTGTTCAAAGAAGAGAAAGCTGCTTAA
- the dnaJ gene encoding molecular chaperone DnaJ, translating into MSKRDYYEVLGVSRTASDQELKSSYRKLAMQHHPDKNPGNHEAEEKFKELNEAYGVLSNSDSRARYDRFGHAGVGSSAASAPWANEGFGGFEDILGDIFGDLFGTSRGNSRRGGAQRGSDLRFDLEITLEQAAAGHKTKISIPRLENCETCNGTGAAAGSSPITCNACGGVGQIRYQQGFFSVSRTCDQCRGTGRVIPNKCRTCFGQGLIENEHEIEIKIPAGVDTGARLRLAGEGEAGRSGGGNGDLYVVIHVKEHDVFERQGNNLYVAVSITFSQAALGAEIKVPTLDGEETLTIPEYTQTGSIFRLKGKGIVSLQGHGRGDLFVVANIVTPTRLTREQRKLLEQFAAIEEKQQESAAKRFGSKVKDIFG; encoded by the coding sequence TTGAGCAAGCGAGATTATTACGAAGTGCTGGGCGTCAGCCGTACCGCAAGCGATCAGGAGCTCAAAAGCTCCTATCGCAAGCTGGCGATGCAGCATCACCCCGATAAAAACCCTGGAAATCACGAAGCTGAGGAAAAGTTCAAGGAATTGAACGAAGCATACGGCGTGCTGTCCAATTCGGATAGCCGCGCTCGCTATGACCGATTCGGCCACGCTGGCGTTGGATCATCCGCAGCCTCGGCGCCATGGGCGAACGAAGGCTTCGGCGGATTTGAAGACATCCTCGGCGATATTTTCGGCGACCTGTTTGGAACCAGTCGCGGCAATTCCCGTCGCGGCGGAGCGCAACGCGGCTCTGATCTTCGCTTTGATTTGGAAATCACGCTGGAACAAGCTGCCGCTGGACACAAAACCAAAATTTCGATTCCGCGGCTGGAAAACTGCGAAACCTGCAACGGCACCGGAGCCGCCGCCGGGTCTTCACCGATTACCTGCAACGCTTGCGGAGGCGTTGGCCAGATTCGTTACCAGCAGGGATTCTTTTCTGTCAGCCGCACTTGCGATCAATGTAGAGGCACAGGACGTGTCATTCCCAACAAATGCAGAACCTGCTTCGGGCAAGGTCTGATCGAAAATGAACATGAGATCGAGATCAAAATTCCTGCAGGCGTAGACACTGGTGCGCGATTGCGTCTGGCCGGTGAAGGCGAAGCCGGTCGCAGTGGCGGCGGAAACGGCGATCTATACGTCGTCATTCACGTCAAGGAACACGATGTTTTCGAGCGGCAAGGCAACAATTTGTACGTCGCCGTTTCGATCACCTTCAGCCAGGCCGCGCTGGGAGCGGAAATCAAAGTGCCCACGTTGGATGGCGAAGAGACGTTGACCATTCCCGAATACACGCAAACCGGTTCGATCTTCCGCCTGAAAGGCAAAGGCATCGTTTCCCTGCAAGGACATGGTCGCGGCGATCTGTTTGTGGTCGCGAACATCGTCACGCCGACTCGCCTGACCCGCGAACAAAGAAAACTGCTGGAACAATTTGCCGCCATTGAAGAAAAACAGCAGGAAAGCGCGGCAAAACGATTTGGCAGCAAGGTTAAAGACATTTTCGGGTAA
- the hrcA gene encoding heat-inducible transcription repressor HrcA, which produces MIRLGSEILDQRSCELLALLIKTHIATGEPVASRTISQLSSQGVSAASVRNIMAELEEAGYVEQPHTSAGRVPSDKGYRFFVDHILVRPALSELDETAIQTGMRTQASGASDQVMSRASQLLSQLSENVGIVVSPSLSHEIIKHIDFVRLGDGRILVITVSRAGIVQDRVVKIDEDLTQDELNTTANFVNANFMGMSLSAIRTELLKRLSEERALYDRFLQNAIMICNRELTEPGQGQPDVFVEGASNIISKTDFADIEKIRELLRVFEEKSRLVKILTECLSNAPQQSVSIRIGAENSLPGLSRCAVITSHYGYDNQIVGSIGVVGPVRMEYARMIGIVNYVARLLEQALAEAPDYEAG; this is translated from the coding sequence ATGATCAGGCTCGGTTCGGAAATTCTGGATCAACGAAGCTGCGAATTGCTGGCATTGTTGATAAAGACGCACATCGCCACCGGCGAGCCGGTCGCCTCGCGCACCATTTCCCAACTCAGCAGCCAGGGAGTGTCAGCGGCTTCCGTTCGTAACATTATGGCGGAATTGGAAGAAGCCGGTTATGTGGAGCAACCGCACACTTCCGCGGGGCGCGTTCCGAGCGACAAAGGCTACCGTTTTTTTGTGGATCACATTTTGGTGCGCCCCGCCTTGTCGGAATTGGATGAAACAGCCATTCAGACTGGGATGCGTACACAGGCGTCCGGCGCCTCTGACCAGGTGATGTCCCGCGCGTCGCAGTTGTTGTCGCAACTATCTGAAAACGTTGGGATTGTCGTTTCTCCAAGCCTGAGCCACGAAATCATCAAACATATTGATTTTGTTCGTCTGGGGGATGGCCGCATCTTGGTGATTACCGTTTCCCGCGCCGGAATCGTGCAGGACAGGGTGGTGAAAATTGACGAAGACTTGACCCAGGACGAATTGAACACCACGGCCAATTTTGTCAACGCCAACTTTATGGGAATGAGCCTGTCTGCCATCCGCACTGAGTTGCTAAAGCGCCTGTCCGAAGAAAGAGCTTTGTATGACCGGTTCTTGCAAAACGCGATTATGATCTGTAATCGCGAACTGACCGAACCAGGACAAGGGCAACCTGACGTATTTGTCGAAGGCGCATCAAACATCATTTCTAAAACCGACTTTGCCGATATTGAAAAGATTCGTGAATTGTTACGTGTTTTTGAGGAAAAAAGCCGTTTAGTGAAAATTCTGACTGAATGTTTAAGCAATGCGCCTCAACAGTCCGTTTCCATACGCATTGGCGCGGAAAACAGCCTGCCAGGTCTGAGCCGTTGCGCAGTCATCACATCGCATTATGGGTACGATAACCAGATCGTCGGCAGCATTGGCGTTGTCGGCCCTGTCAGAATGGAATATGCGCGCATGATTGGCATCGTCAATTACGTCGCGCGACTGCTGGAACAGGCGCTTGCCGAAGCGCCTGATTATGAAGCAGGATGA